One segment of Pan paniscus chromosome 20, NHGRI_mPanPan1-v2.0_pri, whole genome shotgun sequence DNA contains the following:
- the LMTK3 gene encoding serine/threonine-protein kinase LMTK3 isoform X2: MERSAPRVGVRASGRHHLHLPAILDKMPAPGALILLAAVSASGCLASPAHPDGFALGRAPLAPPYAVVLISCSGLLAFIFLLLTCLCCKRGDVGFKEFENPEGEDCSGEYTPPAEETSSSQSLPDVYILPLAEVSLPMPAPQPSHSDMTTPLGLSRQHLSYLQEIGSGWFGKVILGEIFSDYTPAQVVVKELRASAGPLEQRKFISEAQPYRSLQHPNVLQCLGLCVETLPFLLIMEFCQLGDLKRYLRAQRPPEGLSPELPPRDLRTLQRMGLEIARGLAHLHSHNYVHSDLALRNCLLTSDLTVRIGDYGLAHSNYKEDYYLTPERLWIPLRWAAPELLGELHGTFMVVDQSRESNIWSLGVTLWELFEFGAQPYRHLSDEEVLAFVVRQQHVKLARPRLKLPYADYWYDILQSCWRPPAQRPSASDLQLQLTYLLSERPPRPPPPPPPPRDGPFPWPWPPAHSAPRPGTLSSPFPLLDGFPGADPDDVLTVTESSRGLNLECLWEKARRGAGRGGGAPAWQPASAPPAPHANPSNPFYEALSTPSVLPVISARSPSVSSEYYIRLEEHGSPPEPLFPNDWDPLDPGVPAPQAPQAPSEVPQLVSETWASPLFPAPRPFPAQSSASGSFLLSGWDPEGRGAGETLAGDPAEVLGERGTAPWVEEEEEEEEGSSPGEDSSSLGGGPSRRGPLPCPLCSREGACSCLPLERGDAVAGWGGHPALGCPHPPEDDSSLRAERGSLADLPMAPPASAPPEFLDPLMGAAAPQYPGRGPPPAPPPPPPPPRAPADPAASPDPPSAVASPGSGLSSPGPKPGDSGYETETPFSPEGAFPGGGAAEEEGVPRPRAPPEPPDPGAPRPPPDPGPLPLPGPREKPTFVVQVSTEQLLMSLREDVTRNLLGEKGATARETGPRKAGRGPGNREKVPGLNRDPTALGNGKQAPSLSLPVNGVTVLENGDQRAPGIEEKAAENGALGSPEREEKVLENGELTPPRREEKALENGELRSPEAGEKVLVNGGLTPPKSEDKVSENGGLRFPRNTERPPETGPWRAPGPWEKTPESWGPAPTIGEPAPETSLERAPAPSAVVSSRNGGETAPGPLGPAPKNGTLEPGTERRAPETGGAPRAPGAGRLDLGSGGRAPVGTGTAPGGGPGSGVDAKAGWVDNTRPQPPPPPLPPPPEAQPRRLEPAPPRARPEVAPEGEPGAPDSRAGGDTAPSGDGDPPKPERKGPEMPRLFLDLGPPQGNSEQIKARLSRLSLALPPLTLTPFPGPGPRRPPWEGADAGAAGGEAGGAGAPGPAEEDGEDEDEDEEEDEEAAAPGAAAGPRGPGRARAAPVPVVVSSADADAARPLRGLLKSPRGADEPEDSELERKRKMVSFHGDVTVYLFDQETPTNELSVQAPPEGDTDPSTPPAPPTPPHPATPGDGFPSNDSGFGGSFEWAEDFPLLPPPGPPLCFSRFSVSPALETPGPPARAPDARPAGPVEN, translated from the exons ATGGAGAGGTCCGCGCCCAGGGTGGGAGTCCGCGCTTCCGG ccgccaccacctccacctccctgccaTCCTCGACAAGATGCCTGCCCCCGGCGCCCTCATCCTCCTTGCGGCCGTCTCCGCCTCCGGCTGCCTGGCGTCCCCGGCCCACCCCG ATGGATTCGCCCTGGGCCGGGCTCCTCTGGCTCCTCCCTACGCTGTGGTCCTCATTTCCTGCTCCGGCCTGCTGgccttcatcttcctcctcctcacctgTCTGTGCTGCAAACGGGGCGATGTCGGCTTCAAG gagtttgagaaccctGAAGGGGAGGACTGCTCCGGGGAGTACACTCCCCCTGCGGAGGAGACCTCCTCCTCACAGTCGCTGCCTGATGTCTACATTCTCCCGCTGGCTGAGGTCTCCCTGCCAATGCCTGCCCCGCAGCCTTCACACTCAG ACATGACCACCCCCCTGGGCCTTAGCCGGCAGCACCTGAGCTACCTGCAGGAGATTGGGAGTGGCTGGTTTGGGAAG GTGATCCTGGGAGAGATTTTCTCCGACTACACCCCCGCCCAGGTGGTGGTGAAGGAGCTCCGAGCCAGCGCGGGGCCCCTGGAGCAACGCAAGTTCATCTCGGAAGCACAGCCGTACAG GAGCCTGCAGCACCCCAATGTCCTCCAGTGCCTGGGTCTGTGTGTGGAGACGCTGCCGTTTCTGCTGATTATGGAGTTCTGTCAACTG GGGGACCTGAAGCGTTACCTCCGAGCCCAGCGGCCCCCCGAGGGCCTGTCCCCTGAGCTACCCCCTCGAGACCTGCGGACGCTGCAGAGGATGGGCCTGGAGATCGCCCGCGGGCTGGCGCACCTGCATTCCCACAACTACGTGCACAG CGACCTGGCCCTGCGCAACTGCCTGCTGACCTCTGACCTGACCGTGCGCATCGGAGACTACGGGCTGGCCCACAGCAACTACAAG GAGGACTACTACCTGACCCCAGAGCGCCTGTGGATCCCACTGCGCTGGGCGGCGCCCGAGCTCCTCGGGGAGCTCCACGGGACCTTCATGGTGGTGGACCAGAGCCGCGAGAGCAACATCTG GTCCCTGGGGGTGACCCTGTGGGAGCTGTTTGAGTTTGGGGCCCAGCCCTACCGCCACCTGTCAGACGAGGAGGTCCTCGCCTTCGTGGTCCGCCAGCAGCATGTGAAGCTGGCCCGGCCGAGGCTCAAGCTGCCTTACGCGGACTACTG GTATGACATTCTTCAGTCCTGCTGGCGGCCACCTGCCCAGCGCCCTTCAGCCTCTGATCTCCAATTGCAGCTCACCTACTTGCTCTCCGAGCGGCCTCCCCGGCCCCCACCGCCGCCACCCCCACCCCGAGACGGTCCCttcccctggccctggcccccTGCACACAGTGCGCCCCGCCCGGGGACCCTCTCCTCACCGTTCCCCCTACTGGATGGCTTCCCTGGAGCCGACCCCGACGATGTGCTCACGGTCACCGAGAGTAGCCGCGGCCTCAACCTCGAGTGCCTGTGGGAGAAGGCCCGGCGTGGGGCCGGCCGGGGTGGGGGGGCACCTGCCTGGCAGCCGGCGTCGGCCCCCCCGGCCCCCCACGCCAACCCCTCCAACCCTTTCTACGAGGCGCTGTCCACGCCCAGCGTGCTGCCTGTCATCAGCGCCCGCAGCCCCTCCGTGAGCAGCGAGTACTACATCCGCTTGGAGGAGCACGGCTCCCCTCCTGAGCCCCTCTTCCCCAACGACTGGGACCCCCTGGACCCAGGAGTGCCCGCCCCTCAGGCCCCCCAGGCCCCCTCCGAAGTCCCCCAGCTGGTGTCCGAGACCTGGGCCTCCCCCCTCTTCCCTGCGCCCCGGCCCTTCCCAGCCCAGTCCTCAGCGTCAGGCAGCTTCCTGCTGAGCGGCTGGGACCCCGAGGGCCGGGGCGCCGGGGAGACCCTGGCGGGAGACCCTGCCGAGGTCTTGGGGGAGCGGGGGACCGCCCCGTGggtggaagaagaagaggaggaggaggagggcagctCCCCAGGGGAAGACAGCAGCAGCCTTGGAGGTGGCCCAAGCCGCCGGGGTCCCCTACCCTGTCCCCTGTGCAGCCGCGAGGGGGCCTGCTCCTGCCTGCCACTGGAGCGGGGGGACGCCGTAGCAGGCTGGGGAGGCCACCCTGCTCTtggctgcccccacccccccGAGGACGACTCCTCGCTGCGGGCAGAGCGGGGCTCCCTGGCCGACTTGCCCATGGCCccccccgcctcggccccccCCGAGTTTCTGGACCCCCTCATGGGGGCGGCGGCGCCCCAGTACCCCGGGCGGGGGCCACCTCCCGCTCCCCCCCCCCCGCCGCCACCTCCTCGGGCCCCCGCGGACCCGGCCGCGTCCCCCGACCCCCCTTCAGCCGTGGCCAGTCCCGGTTCAGGCCTCTCGTCGCCGGGCCCCAAGCCGGGGGACAGCGGCTACGAGACCGAGACCCCTTTTTCCCCAGAGGGAGCCTTCCCAGGTGGGGGGGCGGCCGAGGAGGAAGGGGTCCCTCGGCCGCGGGCTCCCCCCGAGCCACCCGACCCAGGAGCGCCCCGGCCACCTCCAGACCCGGGTCCGCTCCCACTCCCGGGGCCCCGGGAGAAGCCGACCTTCGTGGTTCAAGTGAGCACGGAACAGCTGCTGATGTCCCTGCGGGAGGATGTGACAAGGAACCTCCTGGGGGAGAAGGGGGCGACAGCCCGGGAGACAGGACCCAGGAAGGCGGGGAGAGGCCCCGGGAACAGAGAGAAAGTCCCGGGCCTGAACAGGGACCCGACAGCCCTGGGCAACGGGAAACAAGCCCCAAGCCTGAGCCTCCCAGTGAACGGGGTGACAGTGCTGGAGAACGGGGACCAGAGAGCCCCGGGCATCGAGGAGAAGGCGGCGGAGAATGGGGCCCTGGGGTCCCccgagagagaagagaaagtgctGGAGAATGGGGAGCTGACACCCccaaggagggaggagaaagcgCTGGAGAATGGGGAGCTGAGGTCCCCAGAGGCCGGGGAGAAGGTGCTGGTGAATGGGGGCCTGACACCCCCAAAGAGCGAGGACAAGGTGTCAGAGAATGGGGGCCTGAGATTCCCCAGGAACACGGAGAGGCCACCAGAGACTGGGCCTTGGAGAGCCCCAGGGCCCTGGGAGAAGACGCCCGAGAGTTGGGGTCCAGCCCCCACGATCGGGGAGCCAGCCCCAGAGACCTCTCTGGAgagagcccctgcacccagcgcAGTGGTCTCCTCCCGGAACGGCGGGGAGACAGCCCCTGGCCCCCTTGGCCCAGCCCCCAAGAACGGGACGCTGGAACCCGGGACCGAGAGGAGAGCCCCCGAGACTGGGGGGGCGCCGAGAGCCCCAGGGGCTGGGAGGCTGGACCTCGGGAGTGGGGGCCGAGCCCCAGTGGGCACGGGGACGGCCCCCGGCGGCGGCCCCGGAAGCGGCGTGGACGCAAAGGCCGGATGGGTAGACAACACGAGGCCGCAGCCACCGCCGCCACCGCTGCCACCGCCACCGGAGGCACAGCCGAGGAGGCTGGAGCCAGCGCCCCCGAGAGCCAGGCCGGAGGTGGCCCCCGAGGGAGAGCCCGGGGCCCCAGACAGCAGGGCCGGCGGAGACACGGCACCCAGCGGAGACGGGGACCCCCCCAAGCCCGAGAGGAAGGGCCCCGAGATGCCACGACTATTCTTGGACTTGGGACCCCCTCAGGGGAACAGCGAGCAGATCAAAG CCAGGCTCTCCCGGCTCTCGCTGGCGCTGCCGCCGCTCACGCTCACGCCATTCCCGGGGCCGGGCCCGCGGCGGCCCCCGTGGGAGGGCGCGGACGCCGGGGCGGCTGGCGGGGAGGCCGGCGGGGCGGGAGCGCCGGGGCCGGCGGAGGAGGACGGGGAGGACGAGGacgaggacgaggaggaggacgaggaggcgGCGGCGCCGGGCGCGGCGGCGGGGCCGCGGGGCCCCGGGAGGGCGCGAGCAGCCCCGGTGCCCGTCGTGGTGAGCAGCGCCGACGCGGACGCGGCCCGCCCGCTGCGGGGGCTGCTCAAGTCTCCGCGCGGGGCCGACGAGCCAGAGGACAGCGAGCTGGAGAGGAAGCGCAAGATGGTCTCCTTCCACGGGGACGTGACCGTCTACCTCTTCGACCAG GAGACGCCAACCAACGAGCTGAGCGTCCAGGCCCCCCCCGAGGGGGACACGGACCCGTCAACGCCTCCAGCGCCCCCGACACCTCCCCACCCCGCCACCCCCGGAGATGGGTTTCCCAGCAACGACAGCGGCTTTG GAGGCAGTTTCGAGTGGGCGGAGgatttccccctcctcccccctccagGCCCCCCGCTGTGCTTCTCCCGCTTCTCCGTCTCGCCTGCGCTGGAGACCCCGGGGCCACCCGCCCGGGCCCCCGACGCCCGGCCCGCAG
- the LMTK3 gene encoding serine/threonine-protein kinase LMTK3 isoform X3, whose product MESRHHLHLPAILDKMPAPGALILLAAVSASGCLASPAHPDGFALGRAPLAPPYAVVLISCSGLLAFIFLLLTCLCCKRGDVGFKEFENPEGEDCSGEYTPPAEETSSSQSLPDVYILPLAEVSLPMPAPQPSHSDMTTPLGLSRQHLSYLQEIGSGWFGKVILGEIFSDYTPAQVVVKELRASAGPLEQRKFISEAQPYRSLQHPNVLQCLGLCVETLPFLLIMEFCQLGDLKRYLRAQRPPEGLSPELPPRDLRTLQRMGLEIARGLAHLHSHNYVHSDLALRNCLLTSDLTVRIGDYGLAHSNYKEDYYLTPERLWIPLRWAAPELLGELHGTFMVVDQSRESNIWSLGVTLWELFEFGAQPYRHLSDEEVLAFVVRQQHVKLARPRLKLPYADYWYDILQSCWRPPAQRPSASDLQLQLTYLLSERPPRPPPPPPPPRDGPFPWPWPPAHSAPRPGTLSSPFPLLDGFPGADPDDVLTVTESSRGLNLECLWEKARRGAGRGGGAPAWQPASAPPAPHANPSNPFYEALSTPSVLPVISARSPSVSSEYYIRLEEHGSPPEPLFPNDWDPLDPGVPAPQAPQAPSEVPQLVSETWASPLFPAPRPFPAQSSASGSFLLSGWDPEGRGAGETLAGDPAEVLGERGTAPWVEEEEEEEEGSSPGEDSSSLGGGPSRRGPLPCPLCSREGACSCLPLERGDAVAGWGGHPALGCPHPPEDDSSLRAERGSLADLPMAPPASAPPEFLDPLMGAAAPQYPGRGPPPAPPPPPPPPRAPADPAASPDPPSAVASPGSGLSSPGPKPGDSGYETETPFSPEGAFPGGGAAEEEGVPRPRAPPEPPDPGAPRPPPDPGPLPLPGPREKPTFVVQVSTEQLLMSLREDVTRNLLGEKGATARETGPRKAGRGPGNREKVPGLNRDPTALGNGKQAPSLSLPVNGVTVLENGDQRAPGIEEKAAENGALGSPEREEKVLENGELTPPRREEKALENGELRSPEAGEKVLVNGGLTPPKSEDKVSENGGLRFPRNTERPPETGPWRAPGPWEKTPESWGPAPTIGEPAPETSLERAPAPSAVVSSRNGGETAPGPLGPAPKNGTLEPGTERRAPETGGAPRAPGAGRLDLGSGGRAPVGTGTAPGGGPGSGVDAKAGWVDNTRPQPPPPPLPPPPEAQPRRLEPAPPRARPEVAPEGEPGAPDSRAGGDTAPSGDGDPPKPERKGPEMPRLFLDLGPPQGNSEQIKARLSRLSLALPPLTLTPFPGPGPRRPPWEGADAGAAGGEAGGAGAPGPAEEDGEDEDEDEEEDEEAAAPGAAAGPRGPGRARAAPVPVVVSSADADAARPLRGLLKSPRGADEPEDSELERKRKMVSFHGDVTVYLFDQETPTNELSVQAPPEGDTDPSTPPAPPTPPHPATPGDGFPSNDSGFGGSFEWAEDFPLLPPPGPPLCFSRFSVSPALETPGPPARAPDARPAGPVEN is encoded by the exons ATGGAGAG ccgccaccacctccacctccctgccaTCCTCGACAAGATGCCTGCCCCCGGCGCCCTCATCCTCCTTGCGGCCGTCTCCGCCTCCGGCTGCCTGGCGTCCCCGGCCCACCCCG ATGGATTCGCCCTGGGCCGGGCTCCTCTGGCTCCTCCCTACGCTGTGGTCCTCATTTCCTGCTCCGGCCTGCTGgccttcatcttcctcctcctcacctgTCTGTGCTGCAAACGGGGCGATGTCGGCTTCAAG gagtttgagaaccctGAAGGGGAGGACTGCTCCGGGGAGTACACTCCCCCTGCGGAGGAGACCTCCTCCTCACAGTCGCTGCCTGATGTCTACATTCTCCCGCTGGCTGAGGTCTCCCTGCCAATGCCTGCCCCGCAGCCTTCACACTCAG ACATGACCACCCCCCTGGGCCTTAGCCGGCAGCACCTGAGCTACCTGCAGGAGATTGGGAGTGGCTGGTTTGGGAAG GTGATCCTGGGAGAGATTTTCTCCGACTACACCCCCGCCCAGGTGGTGGTGAAGGAGCTCCGAGCCAGCGCGGGGCCCCTGGAGCAACGCAAGTTCATCTCGGAAGCACAGCCGTACAG GAGCCTGCAGCACCCCAATGTCCTCCAGTGCCTGGGTCTGTGTGTGGAGACGCTGCCGTTTCTGCTGATTATGGAGTTCTGTCAACTG GGGGACCTGAAGCGTTACCTCCGAGCCCAGCGGCCCCCCGAGGGCCTGTCCCCTGAGCTACCCCCTCGAGACCTGCGGACGCTGCAGAGGATGGGCCTGGAGATCGCCCGCGGGCTGGCGCACCTGCATTCCCACAACTACGTGCACAG CGACCTGGCCCTGCGCAACTGCCTGCTGACCTCTGACCTGACCGTGCGCATCGGAGACTACGGGCTGGCCCACAGCAACTACAAG GAGGACTACTACCTGACCCCAGAGCGCCTGTGGATCCCACTGCGCTGGGCGGCGCCCGAGCTCCTCGGGGAGCTCCACGGGACCTTCATGGTGGTGGACCAGAGCCGCGAGAGCAACATCTG GTCCCTGGGGGTGACCCTGTGGGAGCTGTTTGAGTTTGGGGCCCAGCCCTACCGCCACCTGTCAGACGAGGAGGTCCTCGCCTTCGTGGTCCGCCAGCAGCATGTGAAGCTGGCCCGGCCGAGGCTCAAGCTGCCTTACGCGGACTACTG GTATGACATTCTTCAGTCCTGCTGGCGGCCACCTGCCCAGCGCCCTTCAGCCTCTGATCTCCAATTGCAGCTCACCTACTTGCTCTCCGAGCGGCCTCCCCGGCCCCCACCGCCGCCACCCCCACCCCGAGACGGTCCCttcccctggccctggcccccTGCACACAGTGCGCCCCGCCCGGGGACCCTCTCCTCACCGTTCCCCCTACTGGATGGCTTCCCTGGAGCCGACCCCGACGATGTGCTCACGGTCACCGAGAGTAGCCGCGGCCTCAACCTCGAGTGCCTGTGGGAGAAGGCCCGGCGTGGGGCCGGCCGGGGTGGGGGGGCACCTGCCTGGCAGCCGGCGTCGGCCCCCCCGGCCCCCCACGCCAACCCCTCCAACCCTTTCTACGAGGCGCTGTCCACGCCCAGCGTGCTGCCTGTCATCAGCGCCCGCAGCCCCTCCGTGAGCAGCGAGTACTACATCCGCTTGGAGGAGCACGGCTCCCCTCCTGAGCCCCTCTTCCCCAACGACTGGGACCCCCTGGACCCAGGAGTGCCCGCCCCTCAGGCCCCCCAGGCCCCCTCCGAAGTCCCCCAGCTGGTGTCCGAGACCTGGGCCTCCCCCCTCTTCCCTGCGCCCCGGCCCTTCCCAGCCCAGTCCTCAGCGTCAGGCAGCTTCCTGCTGAGCGGCTGGGACCCCGAGGGCCGGGGCGCCGGGGAGACCCTGGCGGGAGACCCTGCCGAGGTCTTGGGGGAGCGGGGGACCGCCCCGTGggtggaagaagaagaggaggaggaggagggcagctCCCCAGGGGAAGACAGCAGCAGCCTTGGAGGTGGCCCAAGCCGCCGGGGTCCCCTACCCTGTCCCCTGTGCAGCCGCGAGGGGGCCTGCTCCTGCCTGCCACTGGAGCGGGGGGACGCCGTAGCAGGCTGGGGAGGCCACCCTGCTCTtggctgcccccacccccccGAGGACGACTCCTCGCTGCGGGCAGAGCGGGGCTCCCTGGCCGACTTGCCCATGGCCccccccgcctcggccccccCCGAGTTTCTGGACCCCCTCATGGGGGCGGCGGCGCCCCAGTACCCCGGGCGGGGGCCACCTCCCGCTCCCCCCCCCCCGCCGCCACCTCCTCGGGCCCCCGCGGACCCGGCCGCGTCCCCCGACCCCCCTTCAGCCGTGGCCAGTCCCGGTTCAGGCCTCTCGTCGCCGGGCCCCAAGCCGGGGGACAGCGGCTACGAGACCGAGACCCCTTTTTCCCCAGAGGGAGCCTTCCCAGGTGGGGGGGCGGCCGAGGAGGAAGGGGTCCCTCGGCCGCGGGCTCCCCCCGAGCCACCCGACCCAGGAGCGCCCCGGCCACCTCCAGACCCGGGTCCGCTCCCACTCCCGGGGCCCCGGGAGAAGCCGACCTTCGTGGTTCAAGTGAGCACGGAACAGCTGCTGATGTCCCTGCGGGAGGATGTGACAAGGAACCTCCTGGGGGAGAAGGGGGCGACAGCCCGGGAGACAGGACCCAGGAAGGCGGGGAGAGGCCCCGGGAACAGAGAGAAAGTCCCGGGCCTGAACAGGGACCCGACAGCCCTGGGCAACGGGAAACAAGCCCCAAGCCTGAGCCTCCCAGTGAACGGGGTGACAGTGCTGGAGAACGGGGACCAGAGAGCCCCGGGCATCGAGGAGAAGGCGGCGGAGAATGGGGCCCTGGGGTCCCccgagagagaagagaaagtgctGGAGAATGGGGAGCTGACACCCccaaggagggaggagaaagcgCTGGAGAATGGGGAGCTGAGGTCCCCAGAGGCCGGGGAGAAGGTGCTGGTGAATGGGGGCCTGACACCCCCAAAGAGCGAGGACAAGGTGTCAGAGAATGGGGGCCTGAGATTCCCCAGGAACACGGAGAGGCCACCAGAGACTGGGCCTTGGAGAGCCCCAGGGCCCTGGGAGAAGACGCCCGAGAGTTGGGGTCCAGCCCCCACGATCGGGGAGCCAGCCCCAGAGACCTCTCTGGAgagagcccctgcacccagcgcAGTGGTCTCCTCCCGGAACGGCGGGGAGACAGCCCCTGGCCCCCTTGGCCCAGCCCCCAAGAACGGGACGCTGGAACCCGGGACCGAGAGGAGAGCCCCCGAGACTGGGGGGGCGCCGAGAGCCCCAGGGGCTGGGAGGCTGGACCTCGGGAGTGGGGGCCGAGCCCCAGTGGGCACGGGGACGGCCCCCGGCGGCGGCCCCGGAAGCGGCGTGGACGCAAAGGCCGGATGGGTAGACAACACGAGGCCGCAGCCACCGCCGCCACCGCTGCCACCGCCACCGGAGGCACAGCCGAGGAGGCTGGAGCCAGCGCCCCCGAGAGCCAGGCCGGAGGTGGCCCCCGAGGGAGAGCCCGGGGCCCCAGACAGCAGGGCCGGCGGAGACACGGCACCCAGCGGAGACGGGGACCCCCCCAAGCCCGAGAGGAAGGGCCCCGAGATGCCACGACTATTCTTGGACTTGGGACCCCCTCAGGGGAACAGCGAGCAGATCAAAG CCAGGCTCTCCCGGCTCTCGCTGGCGCTGCCGCCGCTCACGCTCACGCCATTCCCGGGGCCGGGCCCGCGGCGGCCCCCGTGGGAGGGCGCGGACGCCGGGGCGGCTGGCGGGGAGGCCGGCGGGGCGGGAGCGCCGGGGCCGGCGGAGGAGGACGGGGAGGACGAGGacgaggacgaggaggaggacgaggaggcgGCGGCGCCGGGCGCGGCGGCGGGGCCGCGGGGCCCCGGGAGGGCGCGAGCAGCCCCGGTGCCCGTCGTGGTGAGCAGCGCCGACGCGGACGCGGCCCGCCCGCTGCGGGGGCTGCTCAAGTCTCCGCGCGGGGCCGACGAGCCAGAGGACAGCGAGCTGGAGAGGAAGCGCAAGATGGTCTCCTTCCACGGGGACGTGACCGTCTACCTCTTCGACCAG GAGACGCCAACCAACGAGCTGAGCGTCCAGGCCCCCCCCGAGGGGGACACGGACCCGTCAACGCCTCCAGCGCCCCCGACACCTCCCCACCCCGCCACCCCCGGAGATGGGTTTCCCAGCAACGACAGCGGCTTTG GAGGCAGTTTCGAGTGGGCGGAGgatttccccctcctcccccctccagGCCCCCCGCTGTGCTTCTCCCGCTTCTCCGTCTCGCCTGCGCTGGAGACCCCGGGGCCACCCGCCCGGGCCCCCGACGCCCGGCCCGCAG